In the genome of Myxococcus stipitatus, one region contains:
- a CDS encoding GNAT family N-acetyltransferase: MTKAAPKDSLEVRVRRIHRRDLNRTWEFLKLVFRDVNRETVEYQRPRSKRRFMEVYTSEWIEQLLYEVDGEIVGYSECAFEATGDDNWVNPRWFEKRGMRPLFVEELAVHPDYQGRGVGSFMLDQLQHLARTRGCTHLVLEVAENNESALAWYRARTFYKLDAAIFLAQKVPGEPDLLPPRRLKRRAKVADETAATPNTGPMPATPAPKASARKTRASAAKKGG, encoded by the coding sequence ATGACAAAAGCCGCGCCCAAGGACTCCCTCGAGGTCCGAGTCCGCCGCATCCATCGCCGCGACCTCAACCGGACGTGGGAGTTCCTCAAGCTCGTCTTCCGCGACGTCAATCGCGAGACGGTGGAATACCAGCGCCCCCGCTCCAAGCGCCGCTTCATGGAGGTCTACACCTCCGAGTGGATCGAGCAGCTGCTCTACGAAGTGGACGGAGAAATCGTTGGCTACTCCGAGTGCGCCTTCGAGGCCACCGGCGACGACAACTGGGTGAACCCGCGCTGGTTCGAGAAGCGGGGCATGCGACCGCTCTTCGTGGAGGAGCTCGCGGTGCACCCGGACTACCAGGGCCGGGGCGTGGGCAGCTTCATGTTGGATCAGCTCCAGCACCTGGCGCGCACGCGAGGCTGCACGCACCTGGTGCTCGAGGTGGCGGAGAACAACGAGTCCGCGCTGGCGTGGTACCGGGCGCGGACGTTCTACAAGCTCGACGCGGCCATCTTCCTCGCGCAGAAGGTGCCCGGAGAGCCGGACCTGCTGCCGCCGCGCCGGCTCAAGCGCCGCGCCAAGGTGGCGGACGAGACGGCCGCCACGCCCAACACCGGGCCGATGCCCGCCACGCCCGCGCCGAAGGCCAGCGCGCGCAAGACGCGGGCCTCGGCGGCGAAGAAGGGCGGCTGA
- a CDS encoding nucleoside deaminase: protein MRPEETRFLHQAIEAARRARARGDHPFGAVLVDARGQVLLEGENTVVTQRDCTGHAESNLMRDATKRFSAEELAGMTMYASTEPCAMCAGAIFWGGVRRVVFALSSAQFGAMVGPGAGGLLMSSREVFERGSVPTQVEGPVELPEARDVHAGFWG, encoded by the coding sequence ATGCGTCCCGAAGAGACTCGTTTCCTCCACCAGGCCATCGAAGCCGCGCGCCGCGCCCGGGCGCGAGGGGACCATCCCTTCGGCGCCGTGCTGGTGGATGCGCGAGGCCAGGTGCTGCTCGAAGGGGAGAACACCGTGGTGACCCAGCGCGACTGCACGGGCCACGCGGAGTCCAACCTGATGCGGGACGCGACGAAGCGCTTCTCCGCGGAGGAGCTCGCGGGCATGACGATGTACGCCAGCACGGAGCCGTGCGCGATGTGCGCGGGCGCCATCTTCTGGGGCGGTGTGCGGCGGGTGGTGTTCGCGCTGTCCTCCGCGCAGTTCGGGGCGATGGTGGGCCCGGGCGCGGGCGGGCTCCTCATGTCGAGCCGAGAGGTCTTCGAGCGAGGCAGCGTCCCCACCCAGGTGGAAGGCCCCGTGGAGCTCCCCGAAGCGCGCGACGTCCACGCCGGCTTCTGGGGCTGA
- a CDS encoding vWA domain-containing protein, which translates to MAGHEAVVRPFSDVHRMGNKVVATLLHDPTVEGLDVALYMDGSASMEDEYGPRGVLAKLAPVKNLVEPQMRWMLEYLASKDRDGQVRVAYWATGDGSQLEEVGLLSAAQAKEFRFPGPRFYGKATVMLPVLRDFVAHMKQQVQHGARRGLAVIITDSQLSDGNDVRAYATQVAKEIAAGRLPRMSFVFVGVGDQVDEEQMEEVSHETYPGVGHLWCHRIADRMEEMAELVAVLVDETMTVAAGGTVYDEKGRPLKSYEGRLPAVLEFDVPAECKAFTLEVAGQRFTQPIPEEHEDEDHHEEEEAPEPVKAPEPASSRKHGRHRH; encoded by the coding sequence ATGGCTGGCCACGAAGCGGTTGTCCGGCCGTTCTCGGACGTGCACCGGATGGGGAACAAGGTGGTGGCCACGCTGCTGCATGACCCCACCGTGGAGGGGCTGGACGTGGCCCTCTACATGGATGGCTCCGCGAGCATGGAGGACGAGTACGGTCCTCGCGGGGTGCTGGCGAAGCTGGCGCCGGTGAAGAACCTGGTCGAGCCGCAGATGCGGTGGATGCTGGAGTACCTGGCCAGCAAGGACCGCGATGGACAGGTGCGCGTGGCGTACTGGGCCACGGGCGACGGCAGCCAGCTGGAGGAAGTGGGCCTGCTGTCGGCGGCGCAGGCCAAGGAGTTCCGCTTCCCGGGGCCGCGCTTCTACGGCAAGGCCACGGTGATGCTGCCGGTGCTCCGCGACTTCGTGGCGCACATGAAGCAGCAGGTGCAGCATGGGGCGCGGCGCGGGCTGGCGGTCATCATCACCGACTCGCAGCTCTCCGACGGCAACGACGTGCGGGCCTATGCCACGCAGGTGGCGAAGGAGATCGCCGCGGGCCGGCTGCCTCGGATGAGCTTCGTCTTCGTGGGCGTGGGCGACCAGGTGGACGAGGAGCAGATGGAGGAGGTCTCCCACGAGACCTATCCCGGCGTGGGCCACCTGTGGTGCCACCGCATCGCCGACCGCATGGAGGAGATGGCGGAGCTGGTGGCGGTGCTCGTGGACGAGACGATGACGGTGGCCGCGGGCGGCACCGTCTACGACGAGAAGGGACGGCCCCTGAAGTCGTACGAGGGCCGGCTCCCCGCGGTGCTCGAGTTCGACGTGCCCGCCGAGTGCAAGGCGTTCACCCTGGAGGTCGCGGGGCAGCGCTTCACCCAGCCCATCCCCGAGGAACACGAGGACGAGGACCACCACGAAGAGGAGGAAGCGCCGGAGCCCGTGAAGGCCCCGGAGCCCGCCTCCTCTCGCAAGCACGGCCGCCACCGCCACTAG
- a CDS encoding vWA domain-containing protein: MGHEKPVEPFSDLHVEEGKVRAVLLHDPTVEGLDVAIYLDASASMSGEYQYQRPRRSFLEWLQGAPLKGPAVNQVEPQVQWMLEYLATKDRNGMLRVAYWSCGPDAKDVEVIGELKGVDVQQYKFPGAKRLGDGTNQTPALEDYVRYLKSQVPLGARRGCAVIITDGKLHDAEEVERYSADIADGIVAGRLPRMNFVLVGVGDGIDEEQLERIAHMDFPGVGHLWCHRIAQEITQVAELVAVLVDENMTVAAGGTITDDKGRVLKTYEGRLPAVLEFDIPEGTTSFTLEVNGQRYTQPLPEDDHHDDHHDEDDP; this comes from the coding sequence TTGGGTCACGAGAAACCGGTCGAGCCGTTTTCGGATCTCCACGTCGAGGAGGGGAAGGTCCGCGCGGTGCTGCTGCATGACCCCACCGTCGAGGGGCTCGACGTCGCCATCTACCTGGACGCGTCGGCGAGCATGTCGGGCGAGTACCAGTATCAGCGCCCCCGGCGCTCGTTCCTGGAGTGGCTGCAAGGCGCGCCCTTGAAGGGACCCGCCGTCAACCAGGTCGAGCCGCAGGTGCAGTGGATGCTCGAGTACCTGGCCACCAAGGACCGCAACGGCATGCTGCGCGTCGCCTACTGGTCCTGCGGCCCCGACGCCAAGGACGTCGAGGTGATTGGCGAGCTCAAGGGCGTGGACGTCCAGCAGTACAAGTTCCCCGGCGCGAAGAGGCTCGGCGACGGCACGAACCAGACGCCCGCGCTGGAGGACTACGTGCGCTACCTGAAGTCCCAGGTCCCGCTGGGCGCCAGGCGTGGCTGCGCGGTCATCATCACCGACGGCAAGCTCCATGACGCCGAGGAGGTGGAGCGCTACTCCGCGGACATCGCCGACGGCATCGTCGCGGGCCGCCTGCCTCGGATGAACTTCGTGCTCGTCGGCGTGGGCGATGGCATCGACGAGGAGCAGCTCGAGCGCATCGCCCACATGGACTTCCCGGGCGTGGGCCACCTGTGGTGCCACCGCATCGCGCAAGAAATCACCCAGGTCGCGGAGCTGGTCGCGGTGCTCGTGGACGAGAACATGACGGTGGCCGCGGGCGGCACCATCACCGACGACAAGGGCCGGGTGCTGAAGACGTACGAGGGCCGCCTGCCCGCCGTGCTCGAGTTCGACATCCCCGAAGGGACCACGAGCTTCACGCTGGAAGTGAATGGCCAGCGCTACACCCAGCCCTTGCCGGAAGACGACCACCACGACGACCACCACGACGAGGACGACCCCTGA
- a CDS encoding vWA domain-containing protein yields MGHEKPVEPFSDLHVEEGKVRAVLLHDPTVEGLDVAIYMDASGSMEGEYKYERPKRSFLEWLRGAPLKDPANQVEPQVQWMLEYLATKDRNGMLRVAYWAAGQSGKDVEVIGELKGVDVQQYKFPGAKRLGGHTFLAPALKDYVQYLKSQVPKGAKRGCAVIVTDGQLHDAEEVERFSAQVAKDIVAGRLPRMNFVLVGVGDGIDEEQLERIAHMEFRGVGHLWCHRIAKEITQVAELVAVLVDENMTVAAGGTIYDDKGQVLKTYEGRLPAVLEFDIPEGAESFTLEVNGQRFKQPLPDEDHHDEDEDHH; encoded by the coding sequence ATGGGCCACGAGAAACCGGTCGAGCCGTTTTCGGATCTGCACGTCGAAGAGGGGAAAGTCCGTGCGGTGCTGTTGCATGACCCGACCGTCGAGGGGCTGGACGTCGCCATCTACATGGACGCGTCCGGCAGCATGGAGGGGGAGTACAAGTACGAGCGCCCCAAGCGCTCCTTCCTGGAGTGGCTGCGCGGCGCGCCGCTGAAGGACCCCGCCAACCAGGTCGAGCCGCAGGTGCAGTGGATGCTCGAGTACCTGGCCACCAAGGACCGCAACGGCATGCTGCGCGTCGCCTACTGGGCGGCCGGGCAGTCCGGCAAGGACGTAGAGGTGATTGGCGAGCTCAAGGGCGTGGACGTCCAGCAGTACAAGTTCCCCGGCGCGAAGAGGCTCGGCGGACACACGTTCCTGGCGCCCGCGCTGAAGGACTACGTCCAGTACCTGAAGAGCCAGGTGCCGAAGGGCGCGAAGCGCGGCTGCGCGGTCATCGTCACGGACGGACAGCTCCATGACGCGGAAGAGGTGGAGCGCTTCTCCGCGCAGGTGGCGAAGGACATCGTCGCGGGCCGCCTGCCTCGGATGAACTTCGTGCTCGTCGGCGTGGGCGATGGCATCGACGAGGAGCAGCTCGAGCGCATCGCCCACATGGAGTTCCGGGGCGTGGGCCACCTGTGGTGCCACCGCATCGCGAAGGAGATCACCCAGGTCGCCGAGCTGGTCGCGGTGCTCGTGGACGAGAACATGACGGTGGCCGCGGGCGGCACCATCTACGACGACAAGGGCCAGGTGCTGAAGACGTACGAGGGCCGCCTGCCCGCCGTGCTCGAGTTCGACATCCCCGAGGGCGCGGAGAGCTTCACGCTGGAGGTGAATGGCCAGCGCTTCAAGCAGCCGCTGCCCGACGAGGACCACCACGACGAAGACGAGGACCACCACTGA
- the gstA gene encoding glutathione transferase GstA has protein sequence MKLYYTPGACSLSPHIVLREAGLKFAVEKVDLRSKKTEAGVDFNTVNPKGYVPTLVLDNGAMLTEGPAIVQYLADQAPESKLAPANGTFERYQLQEMLNFISTELHKAFSPLFNPAFPDDGKRIFRDRIAQRLKTLDGLLEKSAYLMGEQFTVADAYLFTVLNWTRPMQIDLAPYPSVQAYHGRIAARPHVQAAMAAEGLTK, from the coding sequence ATGAAGCTCTACTACACGCCGGGTGCCTGCTCCCTGTCTCCGCACATCGTCCTGCGCGAGGCGGGATTGAAGTTCGCGGTCGAGAAGGTCGACCTGCGCTCCAAGAAGACGGAGGCCGGCGTGGACTTCAACACCGTCAACCCCAAGGGCTATGTGCCCACCCTCGTGCTCGACAACGGCGCGATGCTGACGGAGGGGCCCGCCATCGTGCAGTACCTGGCGGACCAGGCGCCGGAGAGCAAGCTCGCCCCGGCCAACGGCACCTTCGAGCGCTACCAGCTCCAGGAGATGCTCAACTTCATCTCCACCGAGCTGCACAAGGCCTTCAGCCCCCTGTTCAACCCCGCGTTCCCCGATGACGGCAAGCGCATCTTCCGCGACCGCATCGCGCAGCGCCTCAAGACGCTGGACGGGCTGCTCGAGAAGAGCGCGTACCTGATGGGTGAGCAGTTCACCGTGGCGGATGCCTACCTCTTCACGGTGCTGAACTGGACGCGGCCCATGCAGATCGACCTGGCGCCCTACCCGTCCGTGCAGGCCTACCACGGGCGCATCGCCGCGCGGCCGCACGTGCAGGCGGCGATGGCGGCCGAAGGGCTGACGAAGTGA
- a CDS encoding VOC family protein, producing MNSAFVKLLVSDLARSQAFYEALGFERTQAEPPFVRLQWAGTVDIYLVSPPSARQLEGRRGMGVLVGIRLESSPNGLDELLLRAQAQGAAVEGPTVQPWYTREVIITDPDGYRLNFIEPA from the coding sequence GTGAACTCCGCGTTCGTCAAGCTGCTCGTCTCCGACCTGGCGCGCTCGCAGGCGTTCTACGAAGCCCTGGGCTTCGAGCGCACCCAGGCCGAGCCCCCCTTCGTCCGCCTCCAGTGGGCGGGCACGGTGGACATCTACCTGGTCTCGCCTCCGTCGGCGCGACAGCTGGAGGGGCGGCGGGGCATGGGCGTGCTCGTGGGCATCCGGCTCGAGAGCTCGCCCAACGGCCTGGACGAGCTGCTGCTGCGCGCGCAGGCCCAAGGCGCCGCGGTGGAAGGTCCCACCGTGCAGCCCTGGTACACGCGGGAGGTCATCATCACCGACCCGGACGGCTACCGGCTCAACTTCATCGAGCCCGCGTAG
- a CDS encoding serine/threonine protein kinase — translation MIRPLDGDLSIDTVLRNTYKVVSILGRGGMGSVYLAQHLRLPGKQVAVKVLRGGDHLTAEIFARFRREAEIASRLGHPNIVEVLDYDTLDDGTPFLVLEFLRGESLQSRLERGRLPLTDVYSFTRQMGSALQAAHGAGIVHRDLKPANVFLVPTDSGGVVGERLKLLDFGISKVLDSGTVQTQEATLIGTPQYMSPEQAQGRNREIDARTDIFAMGCIVYEMMTGTPAFGGGGIAQMIFRVVYEPPAPLAPLCPEAPPHAIAAVDKALSKRADERYPDVASFVEALTGSPLHTLSSSTGSHPTTPRPTGSPSGVALPSEGPPSLSNTMAPGSVQQGPDTGRLGFEATLAPGTGRMGQVEPVAPAGAFAAGHTGRMGVAQAMGTEPVVPPVAQFDPVQLEPTLTSQPVPRLAQAQLDPPGLEPTRMSQPAPGPAAPVPHAPAATPPQPNLHVAAVPTAQAAPAPKGRAPLAALAVAGLVVLGGAGWWMTRPGPTQPTNNPVPTQPQGTTGTPAANSQNQGTTPPPAATGTPEPRPTGTQVVTAPQTGTPPPETAPPANPTGVEPKPTPPSTRPSPRPEPSEKLSDEVRQLLTDAERALSGGDTAEAIRLARSSQRREPKVIPQASYSLLTRAFCRQGDLSNAKAQWPKVSRAEQSRVRKYCKQHDIEL, via the coding sequence ATGATCCGACCGTTAGACGGCGACCTGTCCATCGATACGGTCCTTCGCAACACCTACAAGGTCGTCTCCATCCTGGGGCGCGGCGGCATGGGCTCGGTGTACCTGGCCCAACACCTGCGGCTGCCCGGCAAACAAGTCGCGGTGAAGGTGCTGCGCGGCGGCGACCACCTGACGGCGGAGATCTTCGCCCGCTTCCGCCGCGAGGCGGAGATTGCCTCCCGGCTGGGCCACCCCAACATCGTCGAGGTGCTCGACTACGACACCCTGGACGACGGCACCCCGTTCCTGGTGCTGGAGTTCCTGCGCGGCGAGAGCCTCCAGTCCCGCCTGGAGCGAGGCCGGCTGCCCCTCACCGACGTGTACTCATTCACGCGGCAGATGGGCTCCGCGCTGCAGGCCGCGCACGGCGCGGGCATCGTCCACCGGGACCTCAAGCCGGCCAACGTCTTCCTCGTCCCCACCGACTCCGGCGGCGTGGTGGGGGAGCGGCTCAAGCTGCTCGACTTCGGCATCTCCAAGGTCCTCGACTCCGGGACGGTGCAGACGCAGGAGGCGACGCTCATCGGCACGCCGCAGTACATGTCCCCGGAGCAGGCCCAGGGCCGCAACCGGGAGATCGACGCCCGCACGGACATCTTCGCGATGGGCTGCATCGTCTACGAGATGATGACGGGCACGCCCGCCTTCGGTGGCGGCGGCATCGCGCAGATGATCTTCCGCGTCGTCTACGAGCCGCCCGCGCCGCTCGCCCCGCTGTGCCCGGAGGCGCCGCCGCACGCCATCGCCGCGGTGGACAAGGCCCTCTCCAAGCGCGCGGATGAGCGCTACCCGGACGTGGCCTCCTTCGTGGAGGCGCTGACGGGCAGCCCGCTGCACACGCTGAGCTCCAGCACGGGCTCGCACCCCACGACGCCGCGCCCCACGGGCTCGCCCTCCGGCGTGGCCCTGCCCTCCGAGGGCCCCCCGTCCCTGTCCAACACGATGGCCCCCGGCAGCGTCCAACAGGGCCCGGACACGGGGCGCCTGGGCTTCGAGGCCACCCTGGCCCCGGGCACCGGCCGCATGGGCCAGGTGGAGCCCGTCGCGCCCGCCGGTGCGTTCGCCGCGGGCCACACGGGGCGGATGGGCGTCGCGCAGGCGATGGGCACGGAGCCCGTGGTCCCGCCCGTCGCCCAGTTCGACCCCGTGCAGCTGGAGCCCACGCTCACGTCCCAGCCCGTGCCTCGGCTGGCGCAGGCGCAGCTCGACCCGCCAGGGCTCGAGCCCACGCGCATGTCGCAGCCCGCGCCGGGCCCCGCCGCGCCCGTCCCCCACGCGCCCGCGGCCACGCCGCCCCAGCCGAACCTCCACGTGGCCGCCGTGCCCACCGCCCAGGCCGCTCCCGCGCCGAAGGGCCGTGCGCCCCTGGCCGCGCTCGCCGTGGCGGGCCTGGTCGTCCTCGGCGGCGCGGGCTGGTGGATGACGCGCCCAGGGCCGACGCAGCCCACCAACAACCCCGTCCCCACGCAGCCCCAGGGCACCACCGGGACGCCCGCCGCGAATTCTCAGAATCAGGGGACGACGCCGCCTCCCGCGGCCACTGGAACCCCGGAGCCGCGGCCCACCGGGACGCAGGTCGTCACGGCGCCCCAGACGGGCACCCCGCCTCCGGAAACCGCGCCCCCGGCGAACCCGACGGGTGTCGAGCCGAAGCCGACGCCCCCCTCCACGCGTCCTTCCCCTCGGCCCGAGCCTTCCGAAAAACTCTCGGACGAGGTCAGGCAACTTTTGACCGACGCCGAGCGAGCTTTAAGTGGGGGAGACACCGCGGAGGCCATCCGGCTGGCACGCAGCAGCCAGCGGAGGGAACCCAAGGTCATCCCACAGGCGTCCTACTCGTTGCTCACCCGGGCATTCTGCCGTCAGGGGGACCTGAGCAACGCCAAGGCCCAGTGGCCCAAGGTCTCGCGGGCGGAGCAGTCCCGGGTCCGAAAGTATTGCAAGCAGCACGACATCGAGCTCTGA
- a CDS encoding ammonium transporter, which yields MKKWLAVALLVGVGVAGMWVTPAAQVKQGGPLNPADTAWLLTATALVLLMTPGLSFFYGGMVRLKNVVSTLLQSFIAMAVISLLWVVVGFSLSFGDSFHGLIGDPRTFFMFSGVGEQTHPDLAPTIPLLLFALFQLKFAIITPALITGAFAERVRFKAYLLFMVLFALFIYAPLAHWTWHPRGFLRQWGVLDFAGGTVVHMSAGFAALAGALVLGRRRTHLENTAHTPANLPFVMLGTGMLWFGWFGFNAGSALSASALAALAFATTNTASAAAMLGWMAFDWLRGRKPSALGACVGAVVGLVAVTPAAGFITVGQSILVGLVASFVSNTAVHLKSRTSLDDTLDVFPCHGLGGVVGMVLTGVLAKDVGLIHGETRTFLMHLAALVLVSTFCFVGSYLLYKLVDRVVPLRVTHEQEEQGLDLSQHDEVVGESPALPSPHDTPEPEPVPA from the coding sequence ATGAAGAAGTGGCTGGCAGTGGCCTTGCTGGTGGGCGTGGGTGTGGCGGGCATGTGGGTGACGCCGGCGGCGCAGGTGAAGCAGGGAGGCCCACTCAACCCGGCGGATACCGCGTGGCTCCTCACGGCGACGGCGCTGGTGCTGCTGATGACCCCGGGCCTGTCGTTCTTCTACGGCGGCATGGTGCGGCTGAAGAACGTGGTCTCCACGCTGCTGCAGAGCTTCATCGCCATGGCGGTCATCAGCCTGCTCTGGGTGGTGGTGGGCTTCAGCCTGAGCTTCGGTGACAGCTTTCACGGGCTCATCGGCGACCCGCGCACCTTCTTCATGTTCAGCGGCGTGGGAGAGCAGACCCACCCGGACCTGGCGCCGACCATTCCCTTGCTGCTGTTCGCGCTGTTCCAGCTCAAGTTCGCCATCATCACCCCGGCGCTCATCACCGGAGCCTTCGCGGAGCGGGTCCGCTTCAAGGCGTATCTGCTCTTCATGGTGCTCTTCGCGCTGTTCATCTACGCGCCCCTGGCGCACTGGACGTGGCACCCGCGGGGGTTTCTGCGCCAGTGGGGCGTGCTGGACTTCGCGGGCGGCACGGTGGTGCACATGTCCGCGGGCTTCGCGGCGCTCGCGGGCGCGCTGGTGCTGGGGCGACGCCGGACACATCTGGAGAACACGGCGCACACGCCCGCCAACCTGCCCTTCGTCATGCTGGGCACGGGCATGTTGTGGTTCGGCTGGTTCGGCTTCAACGCGGGCTCGGCGCTGTCGGCGTCCGCACTGGCGGCGCTCGCCTTCGCCACCACCAACACGGCGTCCGCGGCGGCGATGCTGGGATGGATGGCTTTCGACTGGTTGCGCGGCCGCAAGCCGAGTGCCCTGGGCGCGTGCGTGGGCGCGGTGGTGGGCCTGGTGGCGGTCACTCCCGCGGCGGGATTCATCACCGTGGGCCAAAGCATCCTGGTGGGACTGGTAGCCAGCTTCGTGAGCAACACGGCCGTCCACCTCAAGAGCCGCACGTCGCTGGACGACACGCTGGATGTCTTTCCCTGCCACGGCCTCGGCGGCGTGGTGGGCATGGTGCTCACGGGCGTGCTGGCCAAGGACGTGGGCCTCATCCATGGAGAGACCCGCACGTTCCTGATGCACCTGGCGGCGCTCGTCCTGGTGTCGACCTTCTGCTTCGTGGGCTCGTACCTGCTCTACAAGCTGGTGGACCGCGTCGTCCCCCTGCGCGTCACGCACGAGCAGGAGGAGCAGGGGCTCGACCTGAGCCAGCACGACGAGGTGGTGGGCGAGTCGCCCGCCCTGCCCTCGCCTCACGACACGCCCGAGCCCGAGCCCGTGCCCGCCTGA
- a CDS encoding UvrB/UvrC motif-containing protein, which translates to MHPRVASLLAHVRAQAENRPGIYRMLGPSGEVLYVGKSVRVRTRLLSYFRAEPGDKAADIIARAHDIDWEHTPSEFAALLRELRLIKLHRPLFNVEHKRDRSHCFLHLTQEAVPRLHVVTRVTGASGDYYGPFHGPHTVSEVARAVNDLLELRDCAADTPMKLADQGQLFPLTQEPLCMRGKVSRCLAPCAGGCTRAEYHAHVAQARAFLEGHSDTPLALLHERMALAARRLQFEYAAELRDRAERLQHLRQWMVSLGQTMKRLTFVYSVPGHKGDDRVYILRRGSVREERPAPRTLRERKALAARAREIFERPEPETLGLRAHEAQEVMLIARWFHLHPEQFEHAAHAPHAAP; encoded by the coding sequence ATGCATCCCCGCGTCGCCTCACTCCTGGCCCATGTCCGCGCGCAGGCGGAGAACCGTCCTGGCATCTACCGCATGCTCGGGCCCTCCGGTGAGGTGCTCTACGTCGGCAAGTCCGTGCGGGTGCGCACCCGGCTGCTCTCGTACTTCCGCGCCGAGCCAGGCGACAAGGCCGCGGACATCATCGCCCGCGCGCATGACATCGACTGGGAGCACACGCCCAGCGAGTTCGCCGCGCTGTTGCGCGAGCTGCGCCTCATCAAGCTCCACCGCCCCCTCTTCAACGTGGAGCACAAGCGCGACCGGAGCCACTGCTTCCTCCACCTCACGCAGGAGGCCGTGCCCCGCCTCCACGTCGTGACGCGCGTCACCGGCGCGAGCGGCGACTACTACGGCCCCTTCCATGGCCCGCACACCGTCTCCGAGGTGGCGCGCGCGGTGAATGACCTGCTGGAGCTGCGCGACTGCGCGGCGGACACGCCCATGAAGCTGGCGGACCAGGGGCAGCTCTTCCCGCTCACGCAGGAGCCGCTCTGCATGCGGGGCAAGGTGTCGCGCTGTCTCGCGCCGTGCGCCGGAGGCTGCACCCGCGCCGAGTACCACGCCCACGTGGCCCAGGCCCGCGCCTTCCTCGAGGGCCACTCCGACACGCCGCTCGCGCTGCTGCACGAGCGCATGGCGCTGGCGGCCCGTCGCCTCCAGTTCGAGTACGCCGCCGAGCTGAGGGACCGCGCCGAGCGGCTCCAGCACCTCCGGCAGTGGATGGTCTCCCTGGGCCAGACGATGAAGCGGCTGACCTTCGTGTACTCCGTCCCGGGCCACAAGGGGGACGACCGCGTCTACATCCTGCGCCGGGGAAGCGTGCGCGAGGAGCGTCCCGCGCCGCGCACCCTCCGCGAGCGCAAGGCCCTGGCGGCGCGGGCCCGGGAGATCTTCGAGCGCCCGGAGCCCGAGACGCTGGGCCTGCGCGCGCACGAAGCGCAGGAGGTGATGCTCATCGCCCGCTGGTTCCATCTCCACCCGGAGCAGTTCGAGCACGCGGCACACGCGCCTCACGCCGCGCCTTGA